The DNA region CCGGGCAGGGTGAGCCCGGGGCGCATGAGAGGGCTGCTCCTTTGAGCAAGGAACTTCGCTCCGCCGAGGGCCCGGTCGTGGGGGGGACCCTTATCAAGGGGTACGAGGGACCGGGGTTGGACATCATCATGCCCGTGACGCTCCCCGGGGCAGCGCAGATATGGGGTACTGTCCGGCTGGGGTTCAGATTGGACAACGTCTTCAACCAGATTCGCCAGGCTAACATGGTGATCTTTTTTCTGGGGCTGTCCGGGATTCTCGCCGGCTGGTTCATCTCGGCCATGTTCACCCGCAGGATCACCGTCCCCCTCGGAAGCCTGGTGGAGGCCACCGTCCAGGTGTCTGAAGGAAACTTCGACACGCGCATCGAGACCAGGACAGGGGATGAGATTCAAAACCTGGCCGATAATTTCAACTGGATGGTGGAAAGGCTCCTGGAGCAGCGCGAAGGCCTGGAGAGGAACCTGAAGGAAATCCGAAGCCTCAAAGACTTCAGCGACCTTGTCCTTCTTTCCATAACCAACGGGCTGATTACCCTGGACGCCGGTGGGAAGATCACATCTTTCAACCGGGAAAGCGAGGAACTCCTTGGAACGAAGGATTCGCAGGTCATCGGCAGAAGCCCAATGGAAGTCTGGGGCCCGGATAACCCGCTCACCGGAATGCTGCGCGGCGGCACGGTGGACCAGAACACAGTTCAGGGAAGGGAAATCCGATGGGAGGCGGAGGACGGCACATTCAGGATCCTGGAGGTTTCCACAGCGCACATACAGGAACCCGACGGGCCATCCGTCGGGCTGTTGGCCCTCATGCAGGACCTTACGGAGAAAAAATCCCTGGAAGAAAAGGTACGGAGGGCCGACAGGCTCGCCGCGCTGGGAACCTTTGCAGCCGGACTGGCCCACGAGATCAGGAACCCCTTGACGGCGGTCCGGGCATTTGTCCAGATGTTTCCGGCGAAATACCAGAGCGCGGTTTTTCGCGGCAAGTTCAACCGCATCGTTCCGAGGGAGCTTGACCGTGTAAACGAACTCCTTGAAAATCTGCTGGACCTTGTCCGAAGGCCAAGGATGCAGCTCGTGCCCATGGATATCTTTCCCTGTGTGGAACAGGTCCTGGAGACCCTCGAACCGGAGATTCAGGCCGCGGGCATCGATGTTCGGCCCCTCGGCGGGGCCGCGTCCCTGATGGTGATTGCCGATGAATCCTACCTTACCCGCGCCATTTATAATGTGATCCTCAACGCCGTACAGGCTATGCCCCATGGCGGAAGGTTGACGATAGAGGTCATCAGGGAAGAGGAGGACGGGAAGACTCCAATCATCGCACTGCGGATATCGGATACCGGGATCGGGATACCCATGAATGATGTCCAGGAGGTCTTCAACCCGTTCTTCACCAGCAAGGAAAAGGGGACGGGGCTCGGCCTTGCGGTTACCAACAAGATCATTGAGGATCAAAACGGATCCATTGAGGTTGCCAGTGAACGCGGAGTCGGAACCACCTTCACCATTTCACTTCCTGAAGCCAAGGTTGATCAGGTCAGCCGTTTCCGGCCCTGATGCAGGCCTGAAACTGCCCACGTTCGTAGGCAGTCGTTTCGCCCGATTCGACTGTATCAATCCTAACACATTGAATTTAAAGAAGTTTTAGTAATTCCCCGGACTGGCGCGGAATTTGCTGAATTCAGGCAGACAACGGTTTGTCCGCTCTTTGTAATAACAACCTAACCTTAAGGATGAATTCCGGGAGGAAATGATGCGGGGAAAAAACCAGGCTGTACTAGTTGTAGACGATTGCCAGGGCATTTTAGATACGCTCGAAACGATACTTGGCGACGATTTCCAGGTCATGGTGGCTCTGAATGCCACCCGGGCGATGAAAATCCTCAGCCATGTTACACCGGCCATGATCTTTCTGGACTGTATGATGCCGGGATTCAACGGATTCCAGCTCCTTCGAGAGATCAAACAGATGTCCATAGAGTCAAAGATCGTGGTGATTACAGCCTCCATTTTCGATGAGATCCTCGAGGAGATCGACTGGCTTGGTGTCGATGGGTTGGTGCAAAAGCCATTTGATGTTTCCCAGATAATAGATGTCACCGAAAAACTTATGCTTCGTGCCTCGTAGGTTATTCAAGATGCAACATGATAGACATCCTACAGTATGGAAACCTCGGCCGGAAAGATGGCCCTGGCCGAATGCCCACAGACCGGTGCAAACTGCACATCCTGATGTGCATCCACAACCCCGGTGTTTTTCAGGAGATTCTACCTTGAAGAGAGTGCTTGTAATTGAGGGTGACGGCTATAATCGAAGGTATATGGGACAGGTTATCGAACGGCTGGGATATCTAAGCCTGCTCCGCGGCGATGTTGAATCGGGGCTCCGCCTTCTTCGGCTGGACATGCAGGACGCCGTTATCTGCGGCGACCATCTGGGCGAAAAGGATTCCATCCAACTGTGCCGAACCATAAAAGACGATCCCAAGTTCAGAAAATTACCGGTCCATATAGTCTCAAGTCAAACCGACGAGTTTTTCCGGAGCGCCGCCATCGCGGCCGGCGCCTACTCGGTAATGATGTGGCCCCTTTCAATCAGATCCTTTTTCAAAAACCTGGAAGGTTCCCTCTTTAAAAACCGCCGCCAGCATCTGCGATCGATTATGAATTTCCCGGTCCTGGTAACACCCGAATATCACACAGTCAGACAAGCGCCCCAACGCCTGGAAACCCACGATTTCGGTGTCGGGGGCATGTACATCAAAACCCCCGACCCCTTTCCAAACGGAGGCCCCGTTAACATGAGGTTCTCCTTGCCCTCATCCGGGTCAAAACTAATTATGAACGGCGTTGTGGCACGCGCCAACATCCAACGGGAAAACAATATCCCCCCAGGCATGGGGATCATGTTCCAGGGGATCAATGACGATCATCGCTCCCTGTTTTCCGTTTTCGTGGAGAGATATCTCGCCAGGGGAACCTTTTGACGAAACAGAAAGCTGCTTTCCGTTTCTACCTCTTCCTCGCCTTCAGCCTGTCCCTCACCCTTTCGATCCGCCAGGAGATTGCTTCCTTGTTGTCG from Deltaproteobacteria bacterium includes:
- a CDS encoding HAMP domain-containing protein; the encoded protein is MRRTTLRRRLTLLFGLTIAGIVFIIGWFVAHQGRKILIEQSRRTAVELAHSISASSSNDFVNYNYVALEQKAEAASRNPDIAYVILYDKEGKVAAFTGQGEPGAHERAAPLSKELRSAEGPVVGGTLIKGYEGPGLDIIMPVTLPGAAQIWGTVRLGFRLDNVFNQIRQANMVIFFLGLSGILAGWFISAMFTRRITVPLGSLVEATVQVSEGNFDTRIETRTGDEIQNLADNFNWMVERLLEQREGLERNLKEIRSLKDFSDLVLLSITNGLITLDAGGKITSFNRESEELLGTKDSQVIGRSPMEVWGPDNPLTGMLRGGTVDQNTVQGREIRWEAEDGTFRILEVSTAHIQEPDGPSVGLLALMQDLTEKKSLEEKVRRADRLAALGTFAAGLAHEIRNPLTAVRAFVQMFPAKYQSAVFRGKFNRIVPRELDRVNELLENLLDLVRRPRMQLVPMDIFPCVEQVLETLEPEIQAAGIDVRPLGGAASLMVIADESYLTRAIYNVILNAVQAMPHGGRLTIEVIREEEDGKTPIIALRISDTGIGIPMNDVQEVFNPFFTSKEKGTGLGLAVTNKIIEDQNGSIEVASERGVGTTFTISLPEAKVDQVSRFRP
- a CDS encoding response regulator, producing the protein MMRGKNQAVLVVDDCQGILDTLETILGDDFQVMVALNATRAMKILSHVTPAMIFLDCMMPGFNGFQLLREIKQMSIESKIVVITASIFDEILEEIDWLGVDGLVQKPFDVSQIIDVTEKLMLRAS